In the genome of Calothrix sp. PCC 6303, the window TAAAGCCAGTGCGATCGCCTTGTGCGTCAACATAGACTTTAGGCTCAATTGCAAAGTTGTTTAGTTTACCAGTCTCGTCAATAATAGAACCTTTGTATGATGTCATAATTTATTTCCTTGCTTGTGTTTGTTTTTTCCTTATGTAACAAACTGTAACGCAAAAATTAATTTTTGTAAAGAAGATTGTAAACAAGATTAATGAGTTATGCGATCGCCACCTGGGATATCATGACTCAAGTGCAGTAGTATTGACCCACATCATGGATAAATTTCGAGTCGAGGTTTTATCAAAAACCCCAAATCCCCAACAAGTAATTTATGCAGCGATGCATCAAGACTACACAGGTGCGTTTGTGTATGATGAACGCGATCGCTTTCCCAGTGAAGAGCAATGTGGTGATATTATTGTTAAGCGCCTCCTTGCTGGTGACAGAGGACACTACGGCTGTACGGAACACCCACAAATAGTCTTTAACTGCGGCTATTTTCCCCACAGTGTCATGCAGCAAGCACGTACACATCGTACTGGTGTATCGTTCGATGTGCAGTGTTTGGCAGCAAATACAGAAATTACGTTTGTTGATTATAAACACCAAGCAAGTTCAAAACTCAATAAAACAATCGGGGAACTGTACGAACTCTGGACAAATGGAGAGAGTGCTATTCGTCAAAGGCTAATTAAAGGTAGAAATGGAGAACTACCTGGAGAATATCGACGAGATTCTAAAACACGTATTCGTAAAATGCGTTTACGGGTTCTCAATGAAGAAACAGGGCTATTTGAAGTTGGACACATCAAAGATGTAATGTGTAGTGGAATGCAGCCTGTTTATCGAGTGACGCTGGAGGATGGCAAAACAATCGACTGTACTGCTAAACATCGCTTGTTTACTTCTGAAGGATGGCAAACAATGGGTGATGCTGTTGGTTTACTAGTGAATTTGGATCACAGCGTCAGCAAGATTACGAAATCTTGCCATGTGATGTGTAATGGTGTGGCAGTAGTGGATGATAAAAAGCGTAAACCTTGGAACTATGATCCCAATGCCCTTTACCGAAATCAAGTTTGGTTAGAAGAACAGCTAAGTAAAGGGCTTCATGCAGATGAAATGGCACAGTTAGCTAATTGTTCAGTTGAAGCTATCAAAAAATGGGTTTACGCTTACGGTTTATCGCTAAATAAAAAGCCCAAAGGCACCAAAAATCCTTGGAACAAGAAAAAAAGAGGCTATAAATTACAGCTTTCAGAGGAAAGCCGTGTAATCAGGGTCGAAAATGCGAAAAAATATACCAGACGTGGTGAAGAATCTAATTTTTGGAAAGGGGGAACATCAACAGAACGAGAACTTATAGGTGCGTGGACAAGAGATACTGCTCCACAAGTACATAAAAAATTTAATTATATTTGTCAAAGATGTGGAAATATGGGTGGTAATCTTCATGCCCATCATTTGATCCCTGTTTTTGCTGATGAGTCGGTGGCTTACGAATTTGATAATCTTGTCACAGTATGCAAGCAATGTCACGAACATATCCATCACAACAATTTAGAAGCAGAATTTGCTCAATCGTTTCAACCCATAATTGAGCCAGCTAATTGGAATGAAAAACCAAAACCACCAGGTAGAAAATTAAAGGCACATCCAGTCAAGGTGAAAAGTGTTGAATATCTGGGTGAACAAATGACTTATGACCTAGAGGTTGATGGTTCATGGCACAATTTTGTTGCTAATGGGATGGTTGTTCACAATTCTTACAGATATACCAGCCAGCAGGTAATCGATGTAATCGAGGCAGGAAAAGACATAGAAGAAGTATTTTACCTCCGTCCAATTGGTAATTACAGCGACAGACAAGGTAAAAAATACTACTATTCACCTGAGCAGCGCCAAAAAGATCTAGAGTGGTGCTTAGAAGCTGCAAAACGCTACAAAGACGATATTGATGGGGGAATGTCCGAAGAACACGCAAGGGGGAAAGTCCCCTTCGATTATCGACAGCATTTTGTCGTTAGTTTCAACATGCGATCGCTTCTTCACTTCCTTGACCTAAGATATAAAAAAGATGCACAGCTAGAAATTCAAAAGCTATGTGAACTGATGTTTCCCCACCTTGAAGAATGGACACCAGCAATAGCTGCTTGGTACAAATCCACGAGAATGGGTAAAGCTAGGCTTTCACCTTAGGGACTTCCAAAGAATAAATTATTCCAAAAAAAGGAAAAGACAGGTTGATTTAAAGAATGATAATCATTTTGAGGGGGAGAAAAGGGTTTGCCGTCGGCAAGCCCTTTTCTCCCCCTCATTTATGCATAAGAGTCTATACACTTGTTATTTGAAGTTAAACAGTGTAAATAAGGGATATTTTGCCGCTAAATAAATGTTGCTATTAAAATGAAATCACGTTTGTTTTACTACAACAAATATCAATAAACCAATTACCTAAATTTGGGAAAACTTCATGATTAGAATCGGTTAGCCGCTCAATCTGTTTTTCGATTTGAGCCATAGCTTTTTTTGTAAGTCTTTACCCCATTCTCATAAGTTTCGTGTACTAGCTTAACGACTGGATGTTTCCCGTTCCATTTCATAGTGCTAGCAAAATTTAAAGCCGTTTCTAGTTCATCTAAAATACTCCCATTCCAATGATTTTCTAGTACTGCCCATGTCCTTTCTATTGGATTGTATTTACTATGATAGGGAGGATAATAAGCTAAACGTATATTTACTTGATGTTTGTGAGCAAACTCTACTATACGTTTCATAAATTGGGTACGCCGCGAACTATTCTGCGGACCATTATCTTGATTCAGAAGTAGTGTTTTAACTTCAGAAAAACGATGCTTTTCACAAGACCAAAAATCTTCTAGAATATCAACGATAAAATCACTTGTAACTTTCGATTCTGTAAAGTACAAAAATAACTCGTCAAGCTCTGGAAGAAATATTCCATAAGGAGTTACAGTTGTTTTCGGATTATAATCATGGTCTGATGCTTTCACCCCATCCCGGCTTTTACCCCCTCGGTCAAATGAGCCGATCTTAACACAGGCTTTTCCGTCCATGCTTAGACGTAAAACACTCTTATCTTCATCTGCATCTTTATTTACTACATCTAATTGCTCAAAGATTGCATCAGTTTGTGGGTATTTTTTTGAGGCTGAACTTTCTTTACCCTTCTGAGCTTATAACCTAAATTATTTAATTTGACTCGAATTGTTTCTGATGTATGTAACTTTTCATCACTATAACCAGACTTTTCGATTAATTGCTTTCTAACTTCGGCTGCACTGAGTCTAGTATATAGTCTTTGACTTTTAAAACTCGGATCGGTTTGACTATAGAAGTCAACTATTTTTTTGATATCTTCTAAAAGATTTGGCAGATGTTCTTCTGCTTTGTAACGTCCTTTGCCACTCATGTTATCAACACAAGTAATACCGCTTTTTAATTCTCTTGTTCCTTTGCGAATTGTGTCTCGATTCCATCCTAATTCTGATTGTGCAAGTCTTTGCCCTCCTAAACCTAAGCTTTGAACTGTCGAAGCCATAAATCTACGCTTTTCTGCACCTTTTAATTGAGATGCAGTTTCAATGAACAACTTTTTCAGAGAATCAGTTAATACTATAGTCACCAGTTGCTACACTCAAAAACTCAGTCATTATTCAAATTACTACAAAAGGGGGGATGAAGGGGCTGCCGTCGGCACGCCCCTTCATCCCCCTTTAAAATGATTATCATTATTTCCAATGGAATAGTTTATTTTCTGGAAGTCCCTTAGAAAATGTTGGGGATATCTGTCCCCAGGAAAAATCTATGCCGTAACTAAAATAATAGAGCGAGTTTCCCCGCCCCATCATCTACTTACCTGCAAATCTAGGAATTTGGTTTAGCTAGCGACAACTTGGATGTTGACTTTGGCAGTTACATCTGAATGCAGCTTGATTTCTGCTTCATAAGTACCCAACTTGCCAATATCAGGAATAGTGATACCACGTTTGTCAACTTCAAGATTTGCGTTTTGTTTAATTACATCAGCAACATCTTGGGTGGTAACAGTACCAAAAATTGCATCATTTTCACCAGCTTGAACAGAAACTGTGTAACCAGTCACCTTTTCCAAAGCTTCTTTTTGTGTCAATGCTTGCTGTTTCAGTTCTTCCTGACGTTGACGTTCAATTTCACGACGACGTTCTACTTGCTTAAGAATACTAGGAGTTGCATGGGTTGCCAACTTCTGAGGAATCAAATAATTACGTGCATAACCAGGTGCAACTTCCACTAAGTCGCCAAACTTACCCAATTTGCTGATATCTTGGTTTAAAACTAGTTGTACTCGCTTCGCCATTGTTTTCGCTTTACTCTCTTTATCTGTCAAATTTGACTAACTTGGTAATAATCAGTTATCAGTTAGCAGTTATCAGTTACCTATACTGAGTTTGTCGGAACGAAGTGTACCGCAGGTAAAGTATCGGTTATATTAATTTTCACTGCTCACTGTTGACTCTTCACTGATAACTGATTTAATCGCATTCGATTAGTATACAGCTATATATATATAGCCCAAAGATCCTAACAGAATCCATAGCCCGATATTCCTATGGAACACTACGCGATCGCAACCCTCAATTCAGACTGATTTTTCGTTGTTGAGGGGAGCGATTCTAATCTTAGATGATAAACGCGATCGCAACTCCCCAGAATTACAAGTTAAAATTAAAATTTATCCTTCATTCCCCGTAATCGTGCAAACGTAACTACAGATTCATCACCACCAACAGCAGCTTGTAGTGCTGGGATATCCCATCTTAAGAAAGGATTGGTAAGTTTTTCGGTTCCTAACAACAAAGGAACTGTTGCTTCTTGCCGATGCCGACGGCTTTTAACTTCATCATATCTTTGCTGTAGCTGAATATTTCCCGAATCCACTGTCAGTGCAAATTCGAGATTTTTCTGCGTATATTCGTGAGCGCACCAAACCCGTGTAGAGTTAGGAAGCGATCGCAGTTTACTCAGAGAGCTTACCATCTGGGATGGTGTCCCTTCAAATAGACGACCACAACCACCCCCAAATAACGTATCACCACAGAACAACTCACCCATCTCATCCGAGTGCTGCGGAGGAAAATAATAGGCAATATGTCCGCTTGTATGTCCAGGAACAAAGAAAACTTCAGCTTGACGATTACCAAATTCAACCTTGGAACCATCTTCTAAATAAACCTGCTGTTCCGGTATTCTACCCCTATCCTCCACACCTCCGTATACTTTGACATCAGGGAAACATTGTATCAATTTCTTGTTACCACCTACATGATCATGATGGTGATGAGTATTGAAAATTGCCACTAACTCAGCTTGCAGTTCATGAAGTTTTGTTAAAACTGGCTCTGCAACTGCCGGATCAATCACTGCGGCAATACCTCTTTTTGAGTCATACAACAAGAAGATGTAATTATCTGCAAGTGCTGGTATGAGGATAACTTGCATTTTTTGAATTCCTTTATAAAAATTTGACAGTTTTTAGTTAGACCTAATACTAAGGTACTGTAATTCCTCCATATTTCATCAAGTGGAAGAGTATTTTGCATTACCTATTATAAAGATTGTGAAAGTCAATTGTATTTTTACTTAAAATCAAAATTATAAAATATCTCACTTTCCCGATATATCAGTATAAATTCCCTGGAAAGATGTGCCAGCACAAAGTTAAATTTATTATATAAAGGTATCAAAAAGTTTTGATATCAAAAACATCAATATTTACCTGCAACATTTCAATTTTAATAATTTTTGTTTTTTAATACTCACTTTAACAAAATGACTGTTGAGTAAATATTGCTTTGTGTATCTACCTAAATATGGATTACAAATTATGCCGAGATTAGAAAGTATGGAACGGGAAACAATTGTTGCTAGGATAGTCAATAGAATTATTTTTTCAGGAAGATTGAGCCGTCAAGATCATATTTTGCTAACATCAAAAATTTTAGGAAATAGTCGCATTAGTGATGGTGAACGTCGTCAGATAAATCGTATATTTGACCAAGTTCAAACCGGACAGCTTAAATTAATTGGTTGGTAAAATATTATCTATTAAGTGTAGCAATCCATAAATTGTTTGAAAAATATTTTTCATCAGCATTTAGGTAAAGCAAAATTAGAAAATACCTATTCAAAAATTGAACCTAGATACAGCATATCTTAATTTCATCGCTTACTCTCCCCTTGCAAAGGGGAGGGTTTAGGAGGGCTGTAATACTTATAAAATGCTGCATTATATTTTTGAGTAAATTATCAGGATTGCTATATCTAATAGTTCAAAGATGTATTAACTCAATCTAGTTATTAATCTTGCAATTTTCTCTATAAATATTTTTAATTTCTAAAATAGCTAACTAAACAAAAACTATGAAAACAGCCCTTATTTGCGGTGTTTCAGGTCAAGATGGAGCCTATTTAGCGCAGTTACTCCTAAATAAGAATTATAACGTTTGTGGTACCTCACGGGATGCTCAAATGTCATCCTTTAACAACTTAGCTCGCTTAGGTATTCGAGAGCAAATTAAGTTAGAATCAGTTGCCCTCAACGACTTTCGTAGCGTCCTCCAAATACTTACCAAAATTCAGCCAGATGAAGTTTACAACTTAGCAGGACAAACATCAGTTGGTCTTTCATTTGGGCAACCAGTAGAGACACTTGAAAGTATTGCTACAGGAACTTTAAATCTATTAGAAGCAATTCGTTTTCTGGGGAAACCAATTAAATTTTACAATGCAGGTTCTAGTGAATGCTTTGGTGATACTGGAGGAGAAGCCGCTGACGAAAACACTCCATTTCGTCCTAGAAGTCCCTACGGTGTAGCTAAAGCAGCAGCCTTTTGGGAAGTTGCTAATTACCGCGAAGCTTATAACTTATTTGCCTGTTCTGGTATTTTATTTAATCATGAATCTCCTCTACGACCAGAGCGTTTTGTCACACAAAAAATTATCTCAGCAGTTTGTCGAATTGCCGCTGGTAGTCAAGAAAAGTTATTGTTAGGCAACATTGATATTCAGCGTGATTGGGGCTGGGCACCTGAGTATGTAGAAGCAATGCATTTAATTTTGCAAAAAGATCAACCAGATGATTATGTAATTGCTACAGGAAAATCTCACAAACTAGAAGATTTTGTTGCGTATGCTTTTGCAGAATTTAACTTAGATTGGGAGGAATATGTTGTTACTGATAAAAGTCTACTACGACCAACTGATATTGCTTTAGGGAAAGGAAATCCCACCAAAGCTAAACAGCAATTAGGCTGGCAAGCAGAATATCAAATGCAAGATATTGTGAGAATGATGATACAAGAAAAAATGAAATAAGTTTTTTAGTTTGAGTAATATATTTTTTTGAATAAAGCAATTATAGATCATATAATTTACAGACGAATAAGTATTAACGCTTACTTGCTTGTATAAAATATTTTAATTCATCAGTATATTTATAGTGGAAGTCTAGATACACATTAAGTTAGATTGTGATTGATTTTGACGATTTAATTATATAGACAGCAAACTTGCGATCGCAAGCTTGTCAGAATTTCAGGAGCATCTTTGAAATCTATTACTAGTAATATTACTGATGTTAACTAACACGCATCAACATAAGCAAAATATTGAAAGTTTGCAACAAAGCAAAACTAAATTAAAAGTTTCATTACTTGTCAGCGACCTTTCAAGCGCTGGAGCAGGAAGATGGGGAGGTGGAGGTGTTCGCTCTTTTTTGATCGCTCAGGCACTCCAAAAGCTGGGTTATCAAGTAGAGATTGTGGGATTTGTGTTTGGTAATCAACCTGCTGTTATTCCTCAATCTGAAATTCCAGTTAGCTATGTTAACGGCTATAACTATCCACAATTTCTTAATTCGGCATCTCAACTTCTCAAAAAAATTGATGGTGATATCATCTATGCCATGAGACCAAAAATGACTACTTTTGGTCTATCTTTGCTAAATCAAATTAAGACACATAAACCGATAATTTTAGATATAGATGACTGGGAACTCAGTTGGCATGGTGGAGATCAATGGCAGTATCGTCCATCGATTAAACAATTTGCAAAAGATATCTTAAAACAGGATGGAGTTTTGAGATATCCAGACCATCCACTTTACATCAAGTGGGTTGAAGGTATGACTAAGCGTGCCAGTGCAATTACAATTCACACCCAATTTTTAAAGGAAAAATTTGGCGGCATTTATTTACCAAATGGGAAAGATACCAATCTATTTAACCCCAAACTTTATAACTCGGAAGAAAGTAAAGCACGTTATGGTTTATCTGGATATAGAACATTAATGTTTCCCGGAGCGCCAAGACCATATAAAGGCGTTGAAGATATATTAATGGCACTAGATATCTTAAATCAAGCAGATTTAAGGCTAGTAATTGTTGGAGGTAGTCCCTACGATGACTACGATAGTCAACTTATGGAAAAATGGGGACGTTGGATCATTAAGTTACCAAAATATCCATCATCACAGATGCCTGATATTGTTGCAGCAGCGGATGTAATTGTTGTTCCCCAGCGAAATACACCAGCCGCTTTAGCTCAATTCCCATTAAAGTTAACTGATGGAATGTCAATGGCAAAGCCAATCTTAGCGACTCGTGTCGGAGATATTCCAGAGATTTTAGGCAACAATGGTTATCTAGTTGATTCAAACGCTCCGGAACAAATTGCTGAACAAATTCAAGCGATATTTGAAGATTTTGATTTAGCGAAACAACGAGGTATTCAAGCAAGGGAAAGATGCGTTAAATACTATAGTATTGATACTATGAAATCTATTATATCTCAATTGTTTTCTGGGCTAAATCTTCATTAATTACTTGTAATAAATAAAACAATAATTAATCATTTTGAACAATTATTCTGAAAAAACATCAAATTACTTGAAGTATAGGGTGTATCATAAATTCAATTATTTTTTAAATATCCATGTCTACTATTCAGCAGCTAACTAAATTTGCACAGCCATATCCAATGAGGGTTATTGCAACCATTGTTTTGGGTTTTTCTGGTGCTTTATTTAATGGAATTAGTGTTGCGATGATTGTTCCAATAATCTTAAGTATTATTGGACAAGAAATTAATCTAACTAATGCTCCATCTATTATTAAAGCTATCATGTCGCCATTTGAAAATTTGCCGGATAGCTATCGTTCTATGGTGATGGCAGGAGCAATTATATTGATGATTGCTTTAAAAAATGCGGCTAGTTATGCTAGCTCTTTAGCCTCCAGTTCTCTAGCCCGCACCCTCACTTCAGATATGCGAAGAGATGGACTAAAGCTACTATTAGATATAGATATAAATTACTACACCAAGATGAGACTTGGTGACTTAATGAATAATTTAAATGCAGAAATTCCTCGCGCTGCAATTTCTTTAAATAATATCATTAAATTAATCATAGTAATTATTACAATATTTGTTTTTTTATTCTTTTTATTGTCTATTTCGTGGCAATTAACAGTTTGCTCAACAGTTTTACTTTCATTTGTTACTTTAGTAAATCAATACGCCATTTCTCGTTCTAGACATTACGGAAAAGTTCTTTCTGATATGTCTAAAATGCTCACTAATAACTTGATAGAAACATTAAGTGGTATTCGCCTAGTTAAGGCAAATAGTAACGAGCAAAGAACCTATCAGAAGATTGATAAGTTAATTGCTCATCGAGAATTAGCTGAATTTAAGTCTCAAATAAACTCGGAAATTATTGCACCTACTAGTGAAGTTGC includes:
- the rplI gene encoding 50S ribosomal protein L9, whose amino-acid sequence is MAKRVQLVLNQDISKLGKFGDLVEVAPGYARNYLIPQKLATHATPSILKQVERRREIERQRQEELKQQALTQKEALEKVTGYTVSVQAGENDAIFGTVTTQDVADVIKQNANLEVDKRGITIPDIGKLGTYEAEIKLHSDVTAKVNIQVVAS
- a CDS encoding glycosyltransferase family 4 protein, whose product is MLTNTHQHKQNIESLQQSKTKLKVSLLVSDLSSAGAGRWGGGGVRSFLIAQALQKLGYQVEIVGFVFGNQPAVIPQSEIPVSYVNGYNYPQFLNSASQLLKKIDGDIIYAMRPKMTTFGLSLLNQIKTHKPIILDIDDWELSWHGGDQWQYRPSIKQFAKDILKQDGVLRYPDHPLYIKWVEGMTKRASAITIHTQFLKEKFGGIYLPNGKDTNLFNPKLYNSEESKARYGLSGYRTLMFPGAPRPYKGVEDILMALDILNQADLRLVIVGGSPYDDYDSQLMEKWGRWIIKLPKYPSSQMPDIVAAADVIVVPQRNTPAALAQFPLKLTDGMSMAKPILATRVGDIPEILGNNGYLVDSNAPEQIAEQIQAIFEDFDLAKQRGIQARERCVKYYSIDTMKSIISQLFSGLNLH
- the gloB gene encoding hydroxyacylglutathione hydrolase; translated protein: MQVILIPALADNYIFLLYDSKRGIAAVIDPAVAEPVLTKLHELQAELVAIFNTHHHHDHVGGNKKLIQCFPDVKVYGGVEDRGRIPEQQVYLEDGSKVEFGNRQAEVFFVPGHTSGHIAYYFPPQHSDEMGELFCGDTLFGGGCGRLFEGTPSQMVSSLSKLRSLPNSTRVWCAHEYTQKNLEFALTVDSGNIQLQQRYDEVKSRRHRQEATVPLLLGTEKLTNPFLRWDIPALQAAVGGDESVVTFARLRGMKDKF
- a CDS encoding GDP-mannose 4,6-dehydratase, producing MKTALICGVSGQDGAYLAQLLLNKNYNVCGTSRDAQMSSFNNLARLGIREQIKLESVALNDFRSVLQILTKIQPDEVYNLAGQTSVGLSFGQPVETLESIATGTLNLLEAIRFLGKPIKFYNAGSSECFGDTGGEAADENTPFRPRSPYGVAKAAAFWEVANYREAYNLFACSGILFNHESPLRPERFVTQKIISAVCRIAAGSQEKLLLGNIDIQRDWGWAPEYVEAMHLILQKDQPDDYVIATGKSHKLEDFVAYAFAEFNLDWEEYVVTDKSLLRPTDIALGKGNPTKAKQQLGWQAEYQMQDIVRMMIQEKMK